CGCACGATGCGGCCCTGGGCGGGGAAGGCGGGACAGAGGAGGGCGCCGCCGCACCAGCCGCCGGCCTCGAGGAGGCCCTCGAGCTCCGCGCCCACCGGCCCGCGCATGGTCGAGTCGACCTTCTTGAAGGCGCGGCCGCGCTCGAGCCGCGAGGCCAGTCGCGCGGCGGCGGCACGGAGGCGGCGGCCGGCCTCCGACGCCGGCAGGGCGCGGCTCTCGGTGTCCACGGCCACCACGGGCGCCTCGCTCGCGGTCAGCGCGGGCTCGGCGATCACCCCCACCGCGCCGCGTCCGGCGAACAGACAGCCCGTGTCACAGGCCCCGGTGAGATCGTCGGCGAGGACGGTGACGGCCATGCGTATCCTGCACCCTATCACACGGGCCGGGGCGCCCGGACGGCGCGCCGGTGCCGTGTATACTGCCGCTGTGTCACGCCTCTTCGCCTCGCTCGCCGTGCTCCTAGGACTCCTCGTCCCGGCGTTCGTACCCGCCAGCGAGCCGGCCAAGGAGCTCGAGCTGGCGCGCCCCGCACGCGCGCAGACGGTGCAGCCCTTCGAGGTCGCGACGCCCGAGGGGGGCACGGTCTCGCTCGCCGAGTACCGCGGCCGCGTGGTGCTTCTCAACTTCTGGGCGACGTGGTGCGAGCCCTGCAAGGAGGAGATGCCCGCGATGGAGCGGCTCTACCAGAGGCATCGCGCGCAGGGGCTCGTGGTGCTGGCGCTCTCCAACGACTCCGAGGGCTCGACGCAGCGGGTGAAGCGCTTCATCAAGGAGAGCGGCTTCACGTTTCCGGTGGGGCTCGAT
The window above is part of the Candidatus Methylomirabilota bacterium genome. Proteins encoded here:
- a CDS encoding TlpA disulfide reductase family protein, yielding MSRLFASLAVLLGLLVPAFVPASEPAKELELARPARAQTVQPFEVATPEGGTVSLAEYRGRVVLLNFWATWCEPCKEEMPAMERLYQRHRAQGLVVLALSNDSEGSTQRVKRFIKESGFTFPVGLDPRLKVASLYRVRVLPSSLVIDRKGTLSFIAVGPREWDKPAAHQLFESLLK